A stretch of Henckelia pumila isolate YLH828 chromosome 4, ASM3356847v2, whole genome shotgun sequence DNA encodes these proteins:
- the LOC140860603 gene encoding uncharacterized protein, translating into MSQNIKGKSNKKKGAAELFIRVAKAYKESDFDSLYTELRERFSEVAKYLEDNTSPERLREERELPIIALLEALQRITSTWRSKYRQEAVASTTHLTPAIESIVRENFIVSRKYEVIEATEGKYCVYGSTSNELVDLQSKSCTCRKFDIDRIPCSHAIAAAYKANISVYDFVQIITPHVIG; encoded by the exons ATGTCACAAAACATCAAAGGCAAGAGCAACAAAAAAAAGGGAGCTGCCGAGCTATTCATTCGGGTGGCAAAAGCATACAAGGAAAGTGATTTTGATTCCTTGTATACAGAATTGAGAGAGAGATTTTCAGAGGTTGCTAAATATTTGGAGGATAACACTTCTCCCGAAAG GTTGCGTGAGGAGAGGGAGCTTCCAATAATTGCATTATTGGAAGCACTGCAAAGAATCACATCAACCTGGAGAAGTAAATATCGTCAAGAAGCGGTTGCATCAACTACACATCTCACACCAGCGATAGAGTCGATCGTTCGTGAGAATTTCATCGTTTCTAGAAAATATGAAGTAATTGAAGCAACTGAGGGGAAGTATTGCGTGTACGGTAGCACAAGCAACGAGTTAGTTGATTTACAGAGTAAATCTTGCACATGCCGTAAATTCGACATTGACAGGATTCCATGTTCACATGCCATTGCTGCTGCCTACAAAGCAAATATTTCTGTTTATGATTTTGTACAGATTATTACACCACACGTTATTGGTTAG